The Borreliella andersonii genome has a segment encoding these proteins:
- a CDS encoding ATP-binding cassette domain-containing protein: MVEFKNIIKYFPDIDKPILDSINLKIGEVKIFTVVGKNGEGKSTLAKIIAGLIEFDDGEILVNGIKQKTWNVDKAKNNGIYLVSQVPNLKMNLRVWEYLSIYWFGYEFFMPMNKSKTYKYYKWLMQFYKISFDLDKKIKDLNIKEIYFLLIIASLKENAKIIIFDESAAYFSQKEAQDFIKLLVLLKKSGITSLFITHSEITDAVKFSDEFIVLKDGKCFRTINKESILSRLESSSDKIFFVNVNLNKFEKDSIKFNLFFEDFWKYDVSFSLNKRGVLGIIGEEAVIKTWEKLFLGELIFVGCIKIDGIRYEQINIFECKAGFLPLGIGNLFPDNSSILDNFLAKFMNFENKIFIRQSYINRIKDFFKKKMEFYSEEKIYRILYSKSLAFSGGTLKKFALYREMYIAKSFLICFSPLSNLDHKAYNEMSVAIRNYSKEKPVLLITSNLDELLLLSDNILAMKMGEVLLNVSREQISKEKLKELLFL, encoded by the coding sequence GTGGTAGAGTTTAAAAACATAATTAAGTATTTTCCAGATATTGATAAGCCTATTTTGGACAGTATTAATTTAAAAATTGGAGAAGTTAAAATTTTTACAGTAGTTGGTAAAAATGGAGAAGGCAAGAGCACTCTAGCTAAGATTATTGCTGGACTAATTGAATTTGATGATGGTGAAATATTAGTAAATGGCATTAAGCAAAAAACTTGGAATGTAGATAAAGCTAAAAATAACGGTATTTACCTTGTTTCTCAAGTTCCTAATTTAAAAATGAATTTAAGAGTGTGGGAATATTTGAGTATATATTGGTTTGGTTATGAATTTTTCATGCCGATGAATAAATCTAAGACCTATAAATATTATAAATGGCTTATGCAATTTTATAAAATTTCTTTCGATTTGGATAAGAAAATTAAAGATTTAAATATTAAAGAGATTTATTTTCTGCTTATTATTGCTTCTCTTAAAGAGAATGCAAAGATAATTATTTTTGATGAGAGTGCTGCTTATTTTTCTCAAAAAGAAGCACAAGATTTTATAAAATTGCTTGTATTGCTTAAAAAATCAGGAATCACGTCTCTTTTTATTACCCATAGCGAGATCACAGATGCTGTAAAATTTAGTGACGAGTTTATTGTTTTAAAAGATGGAAAGTGTTTTAGAACGATAAATAAAGAATCAATTTTGAGCAGACTTGAATCCTCTAGTGATAAAATATTTTTTGTAAATGTTAATTTGAATAAATTTGAAAAAGATTCTATTAAATTTAATTTATTTTTTGAAGATTTTTGGAAATATGATGTTAGTTTTTCTTTAAATAAAAGGGGTGTTTTAGGAATAATTGGTGAAGAGGCTGTAATTAAAACTTGGGAAAAATTATTCTTAGGAGAGCTTATTTTTGTTGGATGCATAAAAATTGATGGCATTAGGTATGAGCAAATAAATATTTTTGAGTGTAAAGCGGGGTTTTTACCTTTAGGTATTGGTAATTTATTCCCCGATAATAGCAGTATATTAGATAATTTTTTGGCCAAATTTATGAATTTTGAAAATAAAATTTTTATTAGGCAATCTTATATTAATAGAATTAAAGATTTTTTTAAAAAAAAAATGGAATTTTATAGTGAAGAGAAAATATATAGAATTCTTTATTCCAAATCTTTGGCATTTTCTGGAGGAACTTTGAAGAAATTTGCACTTTACAGAGAGATGTATATTGCAAAAAGTTTTTTAATTTGTTTTTCTCCTTTGAGCAATTTGGATCATAAAGCTTATAATGAGATGTCTGTTGCTATTCGTAATTATTCAAAAGAAAAGCCAGTTCTTTTGATTACTTCCAATTTAGATGAATTGCTTTTGCTCTCTGATAACATTTTAGCAATGAAAATGGGAGAAGTTTTGTTAAACGTATCTAGAGAACAGATTAGTAAAGAAAAATTAAAGGAATTGCTATTTTTATGA
- a CDS encoding BMP family protein gives MSKNVFFKGFWILFAIFHLYLFVYLIFFKKREVDISNKTNIALFIPGVVSGSPSYKEMYDSLFEFKKKHGNLEIKVLEAGFNQSEWIEMLEKLLTSKKYDFLITTNNAMQDIVDSVSSNYPHTKFLIFDSLVKNTNKQVYSVSYNVAEEAYILGYYVGLFLKEFVKSVFGNAALIAGQNYPVMSDYIYRYFKKGILDTGMKSEVYYRVLGNWHDSNLARLLSDSLIKDSGALVILPIVGPAVEGVLSSVRENNAFVVLFDSENYLDNKKNIIGSGITNQKYYVSYILDKALKSEINYGISDIFGIKHKGVLFNISNVFYLERTSQKLKEDLLKKIEEVSENGIKIDLEQN, from the coding sequence ATGAGTAAAAATGTGTTTTTTAAAGGGTTTTGGATTTTATTTGCGATATTTCATTTATATTTATTTGTTTATTTAATTTTTTTCAAGAAGCGAGAGGTTGATATTTCTAATAAAACTAATATTGCTTTATTTATTCCTGGAGTTGTTTCAGGATCTCCATCTTATAAAGAAATGTATGATTCTTTGTTTGAATTTAAAAAAAAACATGGAAATCTTGAAATTAAAGTGTTAGAAGCTGGATTTAATCAAAGTGAGTGGATAGAAATGCTTGAAAAACTATTAACTTCAAAAAAATATGATTTTTTAATAACTACAAATAATGCTATGCAAGACATTGTCGATAGTGTTTCTAGTAATTATCCTCATACTAAGTTTCTCATTTTTGATTCTTTGGTCAAAAATACCAACAAGCAAGTTTATTCAGTTTCTTATAATGTTGCAGAAGAGGCGTATATTTTGGGGTATTATGTAGGACTTTTTTTAAAAGAATTTGTTAAATCTGTCTTTGGAAATGCTGCTTTGATTGCAGGTCAAAATTATCCTGTTATGAGTGATTATATTTATCGTTATTTTAAAAAAGGCATTCTTGATACAGGCATGAAATCTGAAGTTTATTATCGAGTTTTAGGCAATTGGCATGATAGCAATTTAGCCAGGTTGTTATCAGACTCTTTGATAAAGGATTCGGGGGCTTTGGTAATACTTCCTATTGTGGGGCCTGCTGTTGAAGGAGTGCTTTCCTCTGTTAGAGAGAATAATGCTTTTGTGGTTCTTTTTGATAGCGAAAATTATTTAGATAATAAAAAAAATATTATTGGTTCAGGAATTACAAATCAAAAATATTATGTTTCATATATTTTAGATAAGGCTCTTAAGTCAGAGATTAACTATGGAATTTCTGATATTTTTGGCATAAAGCATAAAGGAGTTTTGTTTAATATTTCGAATGTTTTCTATTTAGAGCGAACCAGTCAAAAGTTAAAAGAAGATCTTTTAAAAAAAATAGAAGAGGTCAGTGAAAATGGTATAAAAATTGATTTGGAACAAAATTAG